CCGAAGTAGCGGGCGAATTTATGAAACCATCAGACGAGCCATTCTTTCTACAAATCAGTTTTCCCGACGCGCACCTGCCCTTCCACCGTCAACAATTCGGCGTACCAGAACAACCACAGGAAGGCAAAGACGTCGAGACGCTTCCATTTATCGGCATTGATACCCCTCGTCTCCGAGAGGAAACAGCAGACTATTACAACTGCATGTCCAGATTGGACACCGGCATAGGACTGGTCTTAGAACAACTGAATGCCCTGGGAAAAGCCGAAAATACACTCGTAATTTTTACGACCGATCACGGTGCCCAGTTTTCCCGGGGAAAAACATCGATCTACGAGGGCGGATTGCGCATACCACTAATCGTGCGATGCCCCGGCATCAGCCTTAAAGGTCACACACGCGATGAATTGGTATCACAAATCGACATCTTGCCAACCGTGACAGATATCCTGGGAATAGCGTGTCCCACAGGTGTGGCAGGCGCATCCTTTGCCCCCCTGTTAAAAGGACAAAAAATTGAATGGCGCACCCATCTATACGCCGAGTGGGGAAGCGGTGGCGTCGTCACGTACTTCCCTCAGCGCTCCGTGCGAAATGACCGATACAAACTCATCGCCAATCTCCTCCAGGACCGCCCAAGCCCGAGCGCACTGGGATATTCGGACAGAAACCAAAAATGGACATCCGGCGCAACACAAGAGGAAATTGCCGGTTCAGATAAGCGCATTCGGGCAGCTTATGAACTCTATGAACAACCGCCAAAATACGAAGTCTATGACCTGCAAAACGACCCATGGGAATTTGAAAATCTATCCCATAATCCGGCATACCGCGACATATTACAAGAATTAAAAAAACGCCTTGAGACCTGGCAGAAAGAAACCAACGACGCCCTGAGACACCCCGAAAACCTGCATCGCCTCACCCGAAAACACGACGAAATCCAGGAAAGGTACTACGCGGAAAGCGTATGGGGAAGTTCCCGAAATTACGAGTGGGATTACACCGAATACCTCTACGACCATTAAGGAAAAAACATGGCAAAAACACACCTGACAATTGAAGGCGAAAAATTTCTGATAAACGAGAAAATGACGTATTCAGACATTGATAGAACGAGACCCGGTGCCCATGGCCTGCTCATGAACGCCCGATTTATACAGGGCATTTTTGACGACGCGATGGCACCCGACCGCTTTGCGCGCTGGGGACACGGCGAATGGGATCCCTTGGCCAATACCGAGCGCCTCATAGCTGCATTGCCCGAATGGTACCGCTATGGACTGCGCGCATTCACAACCGGATTCCAGGGCGGAGGCCCGTGTTTCACAGTGCCAAATCACACCATCCAGAACAACCCCTTTGGCACAGACGGCCTGAACCTCGACGCCAACTACGCCGAGCGGATGGACAAATTGATCCGGGGAGCAGATGCGGTTGGGATGGTCGTCATCGTCAGCTTCTTTTACGGCTCGCAAACCCGCTGGTTAAAAGATGAAAAGGCCATCCGCAACGCCGTAACAACCGCCTCGCGTTTTGTAAAAGAATATCCCAACGTCATCATCGAAGTCGCAAACGAGATGAATATTGGATCCTTTGCAAATCATCCCATCATACAAGAACCCGAAGGAATGGTAACACTATTGAATCTGGCGCGAAAAGAATCGGGCGGCTTGCCCTGTGGGTGCAGTGGCGGGGGTGGATATCGCAATCGAGAAGTCGCCGAAGCCAGCGATGTCATACTCATACACGGAAACGGCTGCACGCGGCAGCGATATCACAACATGATACGAGAAGTGCAAAGTTGGAACCTGAACCGCCCCATCGTTTGCAACGAAGATTCCCAGGCCATCGGTCAACTCCAGGTCGCCTATAAAACGCAGACCTCGTGGGGATATTACAACAACATGACCAAACAGGAACCACCAGCCGATTGGGGAATCACCACCGGAGAAGACACCTTTTTTGCACACCGGATGGCAGACGGCATAGGAATCGACACAGATGCGATTGACGACCAGTACTACCTCCAGGGCCTGGAACCCAATTGGACATATCAGGGCCAGCGCTGGCTTCGACTGGCCAGCTTATATCCCGAAACAATCAGCTATGTCGATTTTTATCGGAATGACAAATACTACGACACCGCGTATGACGAACCCTTTTCCCTGCATTTTCAGACCAACTGGCAGCAAGGCGGCATAGACGTTCGGGACGATGACCGGGAATGGAAAGCCGTTATCCACTGTGGTGACGGTCAGGTAATCGAAAAAATTGTTCAATGTTGAAAAAGCGCGAATAGACGAATAGACGGAGCGATGTACAACTGGCTGTTTCTCAGGCCAGTTCATAGACGAACCCCGCCCAACCACCCAAAACCTCTGGATTGCGACTAAAACCATGCCGCAATGACGGCTTTCATGTACATTACCTGTTTCATTGATTCGTTGATGAACTGCTGGCGCAGTTGTACCCCGTTCCGATGATTCGTTAATTCGTTAATTCGCATTTAAAAACTCATCCAGCGCATTTACCGCCTCATCAATATGTTCTTTCTCAATCACCAGCGGCGGCAAAAAGCGCACCACATCTGGCCCTGCGACACATACCAGAATATCGTTATTTTCCCGAATCGCATTCATCGCATCCGCCGCTGGTATCTCCTTCAGTACTGCGCCCGCGATCAACCCGCTGCCGCGAATCTCCGTCACCTCCTCGGCGTGTTTGTCTTTCAGTGCACTCAGCTTCCCAAACAAATACGCACTCTTCTCCTGGATACCCGCAATAAATTCGGAATCAGATATCGTCTTAAACACCTCAATCGCCACTGCACACGACACGGGATGCGCTCCAAATGTCGCGGCGTGATCCCCCGGCTCCACTGCATCGGCCACATCCTGCGTCACAAGCGTTGCTCCAATCGGCAACCCACCCGCTAAGGGCTTGGCAAGCGTCATAATATCTGGCGCCACGCCATACTGCTCATAGCAAAACAACGAACCAGCCCGCCCCAAACCGCACTGAATCTCATCGAAAATCAACAACATCTTCATCTCATCGCACAGGGCGCGCACACCCTCCAAAAATTCCGGATCTGCCGAATGAATACCCCCTTCTGCCTGTAGCGGCTCCAGCAACACAGCCACCGTCTGCCCATCTGCTATCTTCTCCACCGACTCCAAATCGTTCAAATCGGCAAATTCAATACCCGGCAGCATCGGCCCAAATCCCTGGTGATATCTGGGCTGACCCGTTGCAGAAATCCCGCCATAGGTTCGCCCGTGAAAAGAATTATTCATCGCGATAATTTTATTCTTGGGTGCATCTTCAAAATTCTTATACCCCCACTTGCGCGCAAACTTCAGCGCGGCCTCGATGGACTCTGTTCCGCTATTGCAAAAAAACACGCGATCGGCAAACGAATGCTCGCACAACAACTGCGCCAGCTGAGGCGCCGGAATCGTATGATACAAATTTGAAACATGGATCAACTTGCCCAACTGCGCGTTGGCAGCCTCTTGAATCACCGAATTATTATATCCCAGGGCATTGACAGACAAGCCACTTACAAAGTCGAGATAGTGCTTCCCGTCCGTATCCACAATATGGACCCCATCGCCCTTTTCCAGCACAAACTCGGGCCGTCCGTAGGTCTGCAAGATATACTTCTGTTCTAAGTCAATAATTTCTCGAGTCGTCATGCTAAATCCTTATGGTTAAAAATTTACTGCACAATTTGCGTGCCAATACCCTCGCGGGTAAAAATCTCCAGCAAAAGCGCGTGCGGAACACTGCCATCAATAATATGCGTCTTGTGAACACCGCCCTTCACAGAACGCTCACACGCACGCAACTTGGGAATCATCCCCCCGCTGGCAATACCTCTCTCAATCAACATCTCCACATCATTGACATGCAGTGTTGAAATCTGCGAATCCGGATCATCTGGAAACCGTCGGATACCATTCACATCCGTCAAAAACACCAGCTTCTCCGCTTGCAGTGCCCGCGCAATCTCACCTGCTGCCGTATCGGCATTCACATTATAACTCTCGCCCTCTGGCCCCAAACCAACCGGCGAAATAACGGGAATCATACCTTCTTCACAAGCCAGACGGACGGGTTCGGGATCAATTCGGGCGACATCGCCAACATAGCCGATATCGACCTCTTTGGTCTTCCCGCCTTCCTCCTCTACCGTCGCAAAATGCTGCGTCACATACATCACCCCCGCGTCTTTGGCCGACATACCGCGCGCGCGACCATCGAGTATTTCCAGACCATCGACAATACGCCGGTTCACCTCGCCAAACAACGTATCTTCCACCACCTGCATCGACGCCTTATCGGTCACGCGCAAGCCATTGACCCATTCAGATTCAATACCCGATGCCTCCAGACGCCTGCTAATATCCTTCCCCCCACCGTGTACAACCACGGGACGCATACCCACGGTCTCCATAAACACCAGATCGGCCATGATCGTAGGAGACCCTCCCTCTTCAGGCTGTGTGCTACCGCCGTATTTCACCACAATAATTTTGTTGCGAAATGCGCGAATATACGGAAATGCCTCAATCAAAATTTCAGCCTT
The Gemmatimonadota bacterium genome window above contains:
- a CDS encoding sulfatase, giving the protein MSSRYNILLIISEDNGQHIGCYGDPYAQTPHIDKLASEGVRFENMYATQAVCSPGRASILTGLYPHQNGQFGLATHKYALYDTFPNMPRLLKNEGYRTGLIGKLHINPEDAFPYDLRWNPKEFISFANRDVRKMAEVAGEFMKPSDEPFFLQISFPDAHLPFHRQQFGVPEQPQEGKDVETLPFIGIDTPRLREETADYYNCMSRLDTGIGLVLEQLNALGKAENTLVIFTTDHGAQFSRGKTSIYEGGLRIPLIVRCPGISLKGHTRDELVSQIDILPTVTDILGIACPTGVAGASFAPLLKGQKIEWRTHLYAEWGSGGVVTYFPQRSVRNDRYKLIANLLQDRPSPSALGYSDRNQKWTSGATQEEIAGSDKRIRAAYELYEQPPKYEVYDLQNDPWEFENLSHNPAYRDILQELKKRLETWQKETNDALRHPENLHRLTRKHDEIQERYYAESVWGSSRNYEWDYTEYLYDH
- a CDS encoding glycoside hydrolase family 5 protein; translation: MAKTHLTIEGEKFLINEKMTYSDIDRTRPGAHGLLMNARFIQGIFDDAMAPDRFARWGHGEWDPLANTERLIAALPEWYRYGLRAFTTGFQGGGPCFTVPNHTIQNNPFGTDGLNLDANYAERMDKLIRGADAVGMVVIVSFFYGSQTRWLKDEKAIRNAVTTASRFVKEYPNVIIEVANEMNIGSFANHPIIQEPEGMVTLLNLARKESGGLPCGCSGGGGYRNREVAEASDVILIHGNGCTRQRYHNMIREVQSWNLNRPIVCNEDSQAIGQLQVAYKTQTSWGYYNNMTKQEPPADWGITTGEDTFFAHRMADGIGIDTDAIDDQYYLQGLEPNWTYQGQRWLRLASLYPETISYVDFYRNDKYYDTAYDEPFSLHFQTNWQQGGIDVRDDDREWKAVIHCGDGQVIEKIVQC
- a CDS encoding aspartate aminotransferase family protein, encoding MTTREIIDLEQKYILQTYGRPEFVLEKGDGVHIVDTDGKHYLDFVSGLSVNALGYNNSVIQEAANAQLGKLIHVSNLYHTIPAPQLAQLLCEHSFADRVFFCNSGTESIEAALKFARKWGYKNFEDAPKNKIIAMNNSFHGRTYGGISATGQPRYHQGFGPMLPGIEFADLNDLESVEKIADGQTVAVLLEPLQAEGGIHSADPEFLEGVRALCDEMKMLLIFDEIQCGLGRAGSLFCYEQYGVAPDIMTLAKPLAGGLPIGATLVTQDVADAVEPGDHAATFGAHPVSCAVAIEVFKTISDSEFIAGIQEKSAYLFGKLSALKDKHAEEVTEIRGSGLIAGAVLKEIPAADAMNAIRENNDILVCVAGPDVVRFLPPLVIEKEHIDEAVNALDEFLNAN
- the argB gene encoding acetylglutamate kinase; the encoded protein is MEKILDQKIIEKAEILIEAFPYIRAFRNKIIVVKYGGSTQPEEGGSPTIMADLVFMETVGMRPVVVHGGGKDISRRLEASGIESEWVNGLRVTDKASMQVVEDTLFGEVNRRIVDGLEILDGRARGMSAKDAGVMYVTQHFATVEEEGGKTKEVDIGYVGDVARIDPEPVRLACEEGMIPVISPVGLGPEGESYNVNADTAAGEIARALQAEKLVFLTDVNGIRRFPDDPDSQISTLHVNDVEMLIERGIASGGMIPKLRACERSVKGGVHKTHIIDGSVPHALLLEIFTREGIGTQIVQ